The DNA region TATCAGGAACTGGTGCAGGGCATTGTGCGCGAAGTGACCGGTTCCGATCTCACGGTCACCTTTGTCTGTCGGACGGAAGAGAGACCGGCCGGAACCGAAAGGGACATGCCGGTCAAAAGTGCGGAAGAGCCGGAAGAGTTCGATCCCCTGAGCACGCAGCTCAATCCCCGCTACACGTTTGACACCTTCGTGATCGGCGCCAACAACCGTTTTGCGCACGCCGCCTCCCTGGCCGTGGCCGAAGCGCCCGCGAAGGCGTACAATCCCCTGTTCATCTACGGGGGAGTGGGATTGGGCAAAACGCACCTGATGCACGCGATCGGTCATTACGTGCTGGGGCATTCGCCGACCAGCCGCGTGGTGTACATCTCGTCGGAGAAGTTCACCAATGAATTCATCAACGCGATCCGTGACAACAAAACCATTCAGTTCCGCAACAAGTACCGGAACGTGGACATCCTGCTGATCGACGACATTCAGTTTCTGGCCGGCAAGGAGCAGACGCAGGAAGAGTTTTTCCACACGTTCAACGCCCTGCACGAGGCCAACAAACAGATCATCATCTCCAGCGACCGGCCTCCCAAGGAAATCCCCACGCTTGAAGACCGGCTGCGTTCCCGGTTTGAATGGGGATTGATCACGGACGTGCAACCGCCCGATCTGGAAACCCGAATCGCCATCCTTCGAAAAAAGGCCATCGCCGACAACCTGGATGTTCCCGGTGAAGTCCTGGCATACATCGCCGACCGGGTGGACACCAACATCCGTGAGCTGGAAGGGGCTCTGATCCGCGTCGTCGCATACTCGGCTCTCATGAATCGTCCCGTCAGCCCCGAACTTGCCGCAGAAGCCTTGAAAGACATCATGCCCCGCTCGCGCCCCAAAGTGGTCAGCATCCAGGACATTCAGCAGGAAGTGAGCAACTATTACCGGCTTCGCATCGAAGACTTGAAAAGCAAGAAGCGGACCAAGTCCGTCGCGCTTCCCCGCCAGATCGCCATGTATCTCTGCCGGGAACTGACCGACCATTCGCTGCCCAAAATCGGGGAAGATTTCGGCGGTCGCGATCACACCACCGTCATCCACGCCCACGAAAAAATCAGCCGCATGGTGAAACAGGACACCCAGATGCAACAGGCCGTGGAAGAATTGAAGAAGAGAATCCTGCGCGGTCAGGAACTTTGAGCTGTGGATGACTGTGGACAAACCGCACACGGCCGTGCACAAATTGTCCACACCCGAATCCCCGTTGCCGTCGGGACATTCCCGGGTTATTCACAGTATCCACACCCCTTATTACTGGTACTGCGAACTCTTTTTAAACTGATAAACATATGAAAGATCCGTCCGGTTCAGAACCGCCTTCGGAAAATTGCCGGGGGCGGGTCCCCTTTTTCTTCAGCGAAGTTGCCTTCCAGGATCTCGAGGAGGATGGAATCATGAAATTTCGCATTGTGAAATCCGCCCTGTCGGAAGCGGTTTCCCAAGTATCCAAAGCCGTTTCCACCAAAACGACCATTCCCGTGTTGACGGGGATCAAAGTGACGGCCGACGAATCCGGCCTTCTCCTGACCGGCAGCAATTCCGACATCACGATTCAGGCGCGCGTCCCGGTCCGCAAAAACGACTCGGAGCAAGTCTTTGTGGAAAAAATGGGAAGTGTGGTGCTTCCCGGAAGAATTTTCGGGGAACTGGTGCGCAAGTTGCCGGATGACGAAGTGGAATGCGTGGTCAGCGACCGCTTTCAAGCCGTGATCCGATCCGGTACGGCGGAGTTTCAGCTCAACGGGTTTGACCCGGAGGAGTATCCCCGGTTTCCCCGCCTGACGGAAGACCGGACGTTCACGATCTCCGCCGACGCGCTGAAGTCGCTGATCCGCCAGACGGGATTCGCCGTGGCCGTCAATGAGGCCCGGGGAGTGCTCACCGGCGTGTTGTTCCAACTGGAAGACGGCATTCTCACCTGCGTGGCCACCGACAGCCACCGTCTTTCCCGGCAACAGGCCCGGGTGGAGGGAGCGAAGGACCTTTCGCTGAAAAATGTGGTGGTTCCCGGCAAAAGTCTTTCCGAACTGGCGAAGACGCTCGGGGATTACACCGGACCGGTGGATCTGGTCGTCGAGGACAACCAAATTCTCGTCCGGA from Staphylospora marina includes:
- the dnaN gene encoding DNA polymerase III subunit beta, which produces MKFRIVKSALSEAVSQVSKAVSTKTTIPVLTGIKVTADESGLLLTGSNSDITIQARVPVRKNDSEQVFVEKMGSVVLPGRIFGELVRKLPDDEVECVVSDRFQAVIRSGTAEFQLNGFDPEEYPRFPRLTEDRTFTISADALKSLIRQTGFAVAVNEARGVLTGVLFQLEDGILTCVATDSHRLSRQQARVEGAKDLSLKNVVVPGKSLSELAKTLGDYTGPVDLVVEDNQILVRTEEVEFYSRLLEGAYPDTNRVIPKSGETELVTSTRELLQSVDRASLISRDGRDNVIKWTLKDGKVEVNSAAQDIGSVTEEVVAKVSGPELSISFNARYMMEALRAIDSGEIRILFTGPMTPFLIQPTDRDDSLHLIVPVRTR